The following is a genomic window from Actinomycetota bacterium.
GGCTGTCTGCTCACCCGGCCGTGCCTTCTCCTGGAGGTTCACCCATCGCCGTAGCTGCTCATAGCCGCGTCGCCGGCAGACCCTCCTGGCTCCTGGGGCGCCCGGAGCTCCTCGAGCCCTCCTGGCCCGGACAGGGACGACCGGTTACCAGCGGGGCGGCCGCCAGCCGGCCCGGCCCCGGCGGCCGAACGCGAAGAAGAAGACGATCCACCGCAGCGGCCAGGGGAAGAACCAGAAGCCGCGGGTGAGTACGGCAAGGAGAATGACGCCGGTCACGACCATCACCAGCGGCACCAGCCAGGCGGCCTCTGGCGGGAGGACGGAGGGCTGGCGCGAGGGCGGCCCGGGCGGCTGCTGGCCGCGTTCCTGGCTGGCCCGCCACTCGGGCGGCAGGTCGACGACCAGCCGGTCCAGCTCGCCGCGGGTGCGGGCGGCGAGAGCGGTGCCGAGCCGCTCGTCGGTCTCCTCCAGGGTGAGGTAGCCGGCGGCGTGGGCCTCCTTGAGCAGGTCGGCGGTGCGGTTGCGGTCGGCGTCCCCGACCCGGTAGCCGCCAGCCCCCTGCAGTTCGCT
Proteins encoded in this region:
- a CDS encoding DUF1707 domain-containing protein, with the protein product MGSELQGAGGYRVGDADRNRTADLLKEAHAAGYLTLEETDERLGTALAARTRGELDRLVVDLPPEWRASQERGQQPPGPPSRQPSVLPPEAAWLVPLVMVVTGVILLAVLTRGFWFFPWPLRWIVFFFAFGRRGRAGWRPPRW